In Croceicoccus sp. Ery15, a genomic segment contains:
- a CDS encoding autotransporter assembly complex family protein, whose product MAGPAHAQSRDADAELEALIPDSALDDAESWAMETDAAATPVPAEDDIDSPMEEDGFSLAWPEDDDFRVDLEDIAIDPDLAQLLSRENGRPAADLALPGMAQRGGEDESEEEEAIETRLSKRITLSHPASFAEFGQFDDFKTRFEGLSDIENLRDGDDNFAQLANRAEEDTALLSDMLAAYGFYDADVRQRVETPAEGEGSGEGGTVVADDARFIFTIDPGERYTYGAVELPGLEAAGDDYAEIRAAFEIASGDFIQEDRIVYEGIDLEVALGETGYPFVEMGKPDLLIDHARDEGDLTQPVTTGGKYRFGQVHSSDPAFLSDRHLLEISQFDTGDIYKASEVEDLRKAMLGTGLVSSLAVKPREVVAPADGEPGVVDVDVAFEQAPLRTIAGAIGYDTGRGIRTEVNWEHRNLFPPEGMLQLHAIAGTQEQLVGATFRRNNWHGRDRVLTLDVFANTIDRDAYEARTISGVAKFERVSTLLYQKVLSWSVGLELVATQEREGTLGGKAIGPRETYFVAALPGEVIYDKSDDLLDPTRGWRISLFASPEISHTGGSRSTYLRSWLEGRYYQPVNEKLVVAGRAKFGTITGTDIENIAPSRRLFAGGGGSVRGYGYQEIGPQDSLGDPTGGLSLSEFSLEARYRTGLLGGAISVVPFIDAGTVENDSTPGLSDMQYGAGIGVRYHTNFGPLRVDLATPLNPRPGDSNIAVYISLGQAF is encoded by the coding sequence ATGGCCGGACCTGCGCACGCGCAAAGCCGCGATGCCGATGCCGAGCTTGAGGCGCTAATCCCCGACAGCGCGCTGGACGATGCCGAAAGCTGGGCGATGGAGACCGACGCCGCCGCGACGCCGGTGCCGGCCGAGGACGACATCGATTCGCCCATGGAAGAGGACGGCTTCTCGCTCGCCTGGCCCGAGGACGATGATTTCAGGGTCGATCTGGAAGACATCGCGATCGATCCCGATCTTGCGCAACTCCTCAGCCGCGAGAATGGACGACCTGCCGCCGATCTGGCGCTACCCGGCATGGCGCAGCGCGGCGGGGAGGACGAGAGCGAAGAGGAAGAGGCGATCGAGACGCGCCTGTCCAAGCGCATTACCCTCAGCCATCCGGCGTCCTTTGCCGAATTCGGCCAGTTCGACGATTTCAAAACCCGCTTCGAAGGACTTTCGGATATCGAAAACCTGCGCGACGGGGACGATAATTTCGCGCAACTTGCCAATCGGGCCGAGGAAGATACCGCGCTGCTGTCCGACATGCTGGCGGCTTATGGCTTTTACGATGCCGATGTGCGGCAGCGCGTCGAAACACCGGCAGAAGGCGAGGGTTCGGGCGAGGGCGGCACGGTGGTTGCCGACGATGCGCGCTTTATCTTCACCATCGATCCGGGTGAGCGTTACACATATGGCGCGGTCGAGCTGCCGGGTCTGGAAGCGGCGGGCGACGACTATGCCGAGATACGCGCCGCGTTCGAGATCGCATCGGGCGATTTCATTCAGGAAGACCGGATCGTCTATGAAGGGATCGATCTCGAAGTCGCTCTGGGCGAGACCGGCTATCCCTTTGTCGAAATGGGCAAGCCCGATCTGCTGATCGACCATGCCCGCGACGAGGGCGATCTGACCCAGCCCGTTACCACGGGCGGCAAATATCGTTTCGGGCAAGTGCACAGCAGCGATCCGGCATTCCTGTCGGACAGGCACCTTCTTGAAATCTCGCAATTCGACACGGGCGATATCTACAAGGCGAGCGAGGTCGAGGATTTGCGCAAGGCGATGCTGGGCACCGGCCTCGTTTCGTCTCTGGCCGTCAAACCGCGCGAAGTGGTCGCGCCTGCCGATGGCGAACCGGGCGTCGTCGATGTCGATGTTGCATTCGAGCAGGCGCCCCTGCGCACCATTGCAGGGGCCATCGGCTATGACACGGGCCGCGGCATTCGGACCGAGGTGAACTGGGAGCATCGCAACCTCTTCCCGCCCGAAGGCATGCTGCAATTGCATGCGATCGCGGGCACGCAGGAACAGCTGGTCGGCGCGACTTTCCGCCGCAACAACTGGCACGGGCGCGACCGCGTGCTGACGCTGGACGTATTCGCCAACACCATCGACCGCGACGCTTACGAGGCGCGCACGATTTCGGGCGTGGCCAAGTTCGAACGCGTGTCGACGCTGCTGTACCAAAAGGTGCTGTCGTGGTCGGTCGGCCTCGAACTGGTCGCCACGCAAGAGCGCGAAGGCACGCTGGGCGGCAAGGCTATCGGCCCGCGCGAAACCTATTTCGTGGCCGCGCTTCCGGGCGAGGTGATTTACGACAAGAGCGACGATCTGCTCGATCCGACACGGGGCTGGCGCATATCGCTGTTCGCATCGCCCGAAATCTCGCACACGGGCGGTTCGCGGTCGACCTATCTGCGAAGCTGGCTGGAGGGTCGCTATTACCAGCCGGTCAACGAAAAGCTGGTCGTCGCGGGGCGCGCGAAATTCGGCACGATCACCGGCACCGATATCGAAAATATCGCTCCATCGCGCAGGCTGTTCGCGGGCGGCGGCGGTTCGGTGCGCGGCTATGGCTATCAGGAGATCGGACCGCAGGATAGTCTGGGCGATCCGACCGGCGGCCTTTCGCTCAGCGAGTTTTCGCTGGAGGCGCGCTATCGCACCGGCTTGCTTGGCGGCGCTATCTCGGTGGTGCCCTTTATCGATGCGGGCACGGTGGAAAACGACAGCACGCCGGGCCTGTCCGACATGCAATATGGTGCCGGGATCGGCGTTCGCTATCACACCAATTTCGGTCCGCTGCGCGTCGATCTGGCAACGCCGCTGAACCCGCGGCCGGGTGACAGCAATATCGCGGTCTATATCTCTTTGGGGCAGGCGTTCTGA
- a CDS encoding arginyltransferase: MSAPVRFPRFYVTAPAPCPYLPGRQERKVFTELAGPDSDALNDALGRIGFRRSQTVAYRPSCAGCNACVSVRVVAEEFVPSRTQTRTMQKNADLVATACRPWSTVEQYDLLQHYLKARHPGGGMSAMDSMDYADMIEQTPVTSYVVEYREPDVDGRPGRLVGACLTDRQNDGLSMIYSFYDPHHPDRSGLGNYIILDHIDRAAKAGLPYVYLGYWIEGSSRMQYKIRYRPLERLGREGWERFDAGRQDALIAATVSQPRTEGEDARVGGSKDNIPCAQDQYRILEG, encoded by the coding sequence GTGTCCGCACCCGTGAGGTTCCCCCGCTTCTATGTGACTGCCCCGGCTCCGTGCCCATATTTGCCGGGTCGTCAGGAGCGGAAGGTATTCACGGAACTTGCCGGACCCGATTCCGACGCCCTCAACGATGCGCTTGGCCGCATCGGGTTCCGCCGCAGCCAGACCGTTGCCTATCGGCCCAGTTGCGCGGGATGTAACGCCTGCGTTTCGGTGCGCGTGGTGGCAGAGGAATTCGTGCCGTCGCGCACGCAGACCCGCACCATGCAGAAGAATGCCGATCTGGTCGCCACCGCCTGCCGCCCGTGGTCGACGGTGGAGCAATATGATCTGCTGCAACACTATCTGAAGGCACGCCATCCCGGTGGCGGCATGTCCGCGATGGATTCGATGGATTACGCAGACATGATCGAGCAGACGCCGGTCACCTCTTATGTCGTCGAATATCGCGAACCGGATGTGGACGGACGCCCGGGGCGTCTGGTGGGCGCGTGCCTGACCGACCGGCAGAACGACGGTCTTTCAATGATCTATTCGTTCTATGACCCGCATCATCCCGACCGATCCGGACTTGGCAATTACATCATACTCGACCACATTGACCGCGCTGCGAAGGCCGGTCTGCCCTATGTTTATCTGGGCTATTGGATCGAGGGGTCTTCGCGCATGCAGTACAAGATCCGTTACCGGCCACTGGAGCGGCTGGGTCGCGAAGGCTGGGAACGTTTTGATGCGGGCAGGCAGGATGCGCTTATTGCCGCAACGGTGTCGCAGCCGCGCACCGAAGGCGAAGACGCGCGCGTGGGTGGCAGCAAGGACAATATCCCCTGCGCCCAAGATCAGTACCGCATCCTCGAAGGCTGA